In one window of Pseudorasbora parva isolate DD20220531a chromosome 7, ASM2467924v1, whole genome shotgun sequence DNA:
- the wdr26a gene encoding WD repeat-containing protein 26 isoform X2 yields the protein MQANGTGGQEPEPQMPCRNGESSSAVAVHSNGLLSSANNGLPSTESPASDSNIKKKKRLSQSDEDVIRLIGQHLHGLGLNQTVDLLMQESGCRLEHPAATKFRNHVMEGEWEKAESDLNELKALMHSPSAVVRMKFLLLQQKYLEYLEDGKVLEALQVLRAELTPLKYNTERIHILSGYLMCSNSDDLRAKAEWEGKGTASRSKLLDKLQTYLPPSVMLPPRRLQTLLRQAVELQRDRCLYHNTKLDSGLDSVSLLIDHVCSRKQFPCYTQQILTEHCNEVWFCKFSNDGTKLASGSKDTTVIIWQVDPETHQLKQLKTLEGHAYGVSYLAWSPDDTYLIACGPDDCSELWLWNVQTGELRTKMSQSHEDSLTSVAWNPDGKRFVTGGQRGQFYQCDLDGNLLDSWEGVRVQCLWCLNDGRTVLASDTHQRIRGYNFEDLTDRNIVQEDHPIMSFTVSKNGRLALLNVATQGVHLWDLQDRVLVRKYQGVTQGFYTIHSCFGGYNEDFIASGSEDHKVYIWHKRSELPIAELTGHTRTVNCVSWNPVLPSLMASASDDGTIRVWGPAPFLDSQETEGLTGMNLLV from the exons ATGCAGGCCAACGGGACGGGAGGACAGGAGCCGGAGCCGCAGATGCCCTGCAGGAACGGAGAGTCCTCGTCCGCGGTAGCGGTGCACTCCAACGGGCTGCTGTCCTCCGCTAATAACGGGCTGCCGTCCACCGAGAGCCCGGCTTCTGACAGCAATATAAAGAAGAAGAAACGACTGTCCCAGAGCGACGAGGATGTGATCAGGCTCATAGGACAACATCTACACGGATTAGGACTcaa TCAAACTGTGGACCTGTTAATGCAGGAATCAGGCTGTAGACTCGAGCATCCTGCTGCCACCAAGTTCCGGAATCATGTGATGGAGGGAGAGTGGGAAAAG GCTGAGAGTGACCTCAACGAACTGAAAGCACTGATGCATTCACCGAGCGCTGTGGTG CGGATGAAGTTCTTGCTCCTGCAGCAGAAGTATCTGGAGTATCTGGAGGACGGGAAGGTTCTGGAAGCGCTGCAGGTGCTCCGAGCCGAGCTCACTCCCCTGAAGTACAACACAGAACGAATCCACATCCTCAGCGG GTACCTGATGTGCAGTAATTCTGATGACCTGCGTGCTAAAGCTGAGTGGGAGGGCAAAGGGACAGCCTCACGATCCAAACTCCTCGACAAGCTTCAGA CATACTTGCCCCCGTCCGTGATGCTGCCGCCCCGCCGCCTGCAGACTCTGTTGCGTcaggcagtggagctgcagagAGATCGCTGTCTCTACCACAACACCAAACTGGACAGTGGACTGGACAGCGTGTCTCTGCTCATAGACCACGTGTGCAGCAG GAAACAGTTCCCCTGCTACACCCAGCAGATCTTGACAGAGCACTGCAATGAAGTCTGGTTCTGCAAATTCTCCAACGACGGCACCAAACTGGCCTCGGGATCCAAAGACACAACAGTCATTATATGGCAGGTTGACCCC GAAACTCATCAGCTTAAGCAGCTGAAGACTTTGGAGGGTCATGCCTATGGGGTTTCCTATCTGGCCTGGAGCCCAGATGACACGTATCTGATAGCCTGCGGCCCGGACGACTGCTCCGAGCTCTGGCTGTGGAACGTTCAG ACAGGGGAACTGAGAACCAAAATGAGCCAGTCCCATGAGGACAGCCTGACCAGTGTGGCCTGGAATCCAGACGGCAAGCGTTTTGTTACCGGAGGTCAGAGAGGCCAGTTCTACCAGTGT GATCTGGACGGGAACTTGCTGGACTCGTGGGAGGGCGTTCGTGTGCAGTGCCTGTGGTGTTTGAACGACGGTCGAACAGTGCTGGCCTCTGACACACACCAGCGCATCCGTGGATACAACTTTGAAGATCTGACTGACAGGAACAT AGTTCAAGAGGATCACCCTATAATGTCCTTCACCGTGTCAAAGAATGGAAGATTAGCTCTGTTAAATGTCGCAACTCAG GGAGTTCATCTGTGGGATCTGCAGGACCGGGTATTAGTCAGGAAGTACCAAGGTGTGACTCAGGGCTTCTACACCATCCACTCCTGTTTTGGCGGTTACAACGAAGACTTCATTGCGAGTGGCAGTGAAG ACCACAAAGTTTACATCTGGCACAAGCGCAGCGAGCTGCCCATAGCCGAGCTGACGGGTCACACACGCACAGTCAACTGCGTGAGCTGGAACCCGGTTCTGCCCAGCCTGATGGCCAGCGCCTCGGATGACGGCACCATAAGGGTCTGGGGTCCCGCCCCCTTTCTGGACTCCCAGGAGACCGAGGGGCTAACCGGTATGAACCTCCTCGTCTGA
- the wdr26a gene encoding WD repeat-containing protein 26 isoform X1, with translation MQANGTGGQEPEPQMPCRNGESSSAVAVHSNGLLSSANNGLPSTESPASDSNIKKKKRLSQSDEDVIRLIGQHLHGLGLNQTVDLLMQESGCRLEHPAATKFRNHVMEGEWEKAESDLNELKALMHSPSAVVRMKFLLLQQKYLEYLEDGKVLEALQVLRAELTPLKYNTERIHILSGYLMCSNSDDLRAKAEWEGKGTASRSKLLDKLQTYLPPSVMLPPRRLQTLLRQAVELQRDRCLYHNTKLDSGLDSVSLLIDHVCSRKQFPCYTQQILTEHCNEVWFCKFSNDGTKLASGSKDTTVIIWQVDPETHQLKQLKTLEGHAYGVSYLAWSPDDTYLIACGPDDCSELWLWNVQTGELRTKMSQSHEDSLTSVAWNPDGKRFVTGGQRGQFYQCDLDGNLLDSWEGVRVQCLWCLNDGRTVLASDTHQRIRGYNFEDLTDRNIVQEDHPIMSFTVSKNGRLALLNVATQGVHLWDLQDRVLVRKYQGVTQGFYTIHSCFGGYNEDFIASGSEDHKVYIWHKRSELPIAELTGHTRTVNCVSWNPVLPSLMASASDDGTIRVWGPAPFLDSQETEGLTECHSMDS, from the exons ATGCAGGCCAACGGGACGGGAGGACAGGAGCCGGAGCCGCAGATGCCCTGCAGGAACGGAGAGTCCTCGTCCGCGGTAGCGGTGCACTCCAACGGGCTGCTGTCCTCCGCTAATAACGGGCTGCCGTCCACCGAGAGCCCGGCTTCTGACAGCAATATAAAGAAGAAGAAACGACTGTCCCAGAGCGACGAGGATGTGATCAGGCTCATAGGACAACATCTACACGGATTAGGACTcaa TCAAACTGTGGACCTGTTAATGCAGGAATCAGGCTGTAGACTCGAGCATCCTGCTGCCACCAAGTTCCGGAATCATGTGATGGAGGGAGAGTGGGAAAAG GCTGAGAGTGACCTCAACGAACTGAAAGCACTGATGCATTCACCGAGCGCTGTGGTG CGGATGAAGTTCTTGCTCCTGCAGCAGAAGTATCTGGAGTATCTGGAGGACGGGAAGGTTCTGGAAGCGCTGCAGGTGCTCCGAGCCGAGCTCACTCCCCTGAAGTACAACACAGAACGAATCCACATCCTCAGCGG GTACCTGATGTGCAGTAATTCTGATGACCTGCGTGCTAAAGCTGAGTGGGAGGGCAAAGGGACAGCCTCACGATCCAAACTCCTCGACAAGCTTCAGA CATACTTGCCCCCGTCCGTGATGCTGCCGCCCCGCCGCCTGCAGACTCTGTTGCGTcaggcagtggagctgcagagAGATCGCTGTCTCTACCACAACACCAAACTGGACAGTGGACTGGACAGCGTGTCTCTGCTCATAGACCACGTGTGCAGCAG GAAACAGTTCCCCTGCTACACCCAGCAGATCTTGACAGAGCACTGCAATGAAGTCTGGTTCTGCAAATTCTCCAACGACGGCACCAAACTGGCCTCGGGATCCAAAGACACAACAGTCATTATATGGCAGGTTGACCCC GAAACTCATCAGCTTAAGCAGCTGAAGACTTTGGAGGGTCATGCCTATGGGGTTTCCTATCTGGCCTGGAGCCCAGATGACACGTATCTGATAGCCTGCGGCCCGGACGACTGCTCCGAGCTCTGGCTGTGGAACGTTCAG ACAGGGGAACTGAGAACCAAAATGAGCCAGTCCCATGAGGACAGCCTGACCAGTGTGGCCTGGAATCCAGACGGCAAGCGTTTTGTTACCGGAGGTCAGAGAGGCCAGTTCTACCAGTGT GATCTGGACGGGAACTTGCTGGACTCGTGGGAGGGCGTTCGTGTGCAGTGCCTGTGGTGTTTGAACGACGGTCGAACAGTGCTGGCCTCTGACACACACCAGCGCATCCGTGGATACAACTTTGAAGATCTGACTGACAGGAACAT AGTTCAAGAGGATCACCCTATAATGTCCTTCACCGTGTCAAAGAATGGAAGATTAGCTCTGTTAAATGTCGCAACTCAG GGAGTTCATCTGTGGGATCTGCAGGACCGGGTATTAGTCAGGAAGTACCAAGGTGTGACTCAGGGCTTCTACACCATCCACTCCTGTTTTGGCGGTTACAACGAAGACTTCATTGCGAGTGGCAGTGAAG ACCACAAAGTTTACATCTGGCACAAGCGCAGCGAGCTGCCCATAGCCGAGCTGACGGGTCACACACGCACAGTCAACTGCGTGAGCTGGAACCCGGTTCTGCCCAGCCTGATGGCCAGCGCCTCGGATGACGGCACCATAAGGGTCTGGGGTCCCGCCCCCTTTCTGGACTCCCAGGAGACCGAGGGGCTAACCG